The Coccidioides posadasii str. Silveira chromosome 5, complete sequence genome has a segment encoding these proteins:
- a CDS encoding uncharacterized protein (EggNog:ENOG410PK9I~COG:S), with protein sequence MGFAVLPALIPDIPKVYDVYFAAFKADPMGEIMLDILFPGGITEEFRKAHSEGTLGFWHTSQSQYTWKCVDTNTDDIVGMGLADVYLKERTEEERKNPGISWLEGEAKERAENIINPLWEMKEKLWGGRRYIYCHVIGVDPKHQGRKAGAALVRWGIDLSEQTGLPVYFEASPSTVKMYEKMGFETLKETIVHRAEDLGIKEDITVPLMVRMPSCAGGQTFEEWRAKGYPAWSG encoded by the exons ATGGGCTTCGCAGTTCTACCGGCGCTAATCCCGGATATTCCCAAGGTTTACGATGTATACTTCGCCGCCTTCAAAGCAGATCCCATGGGAGAGATAATGCTTGATATCCTCTTCCCTGGCGGGATCACGGAGGAGTTTCGCAAAGCTCACTCAGAGGGTACGCTAGGCTTTTGGCATACAAGCCAGTCGCAATACACTTGGAAGTGTGTCGACACGAATACCGATGACATTGTGGGCATGGGACTTGCAGATGTATATCTCAAAGAGCGGACCGAAGAGGAACGCAAAAATCCTGGAATCAGCTGGTTGGAAGGTGAAGCAAAAGAGAGGGCAGAGAACATCATTAATCCTCTATGGGAAATGAAGGAAAAGCTATGGGGAGGGCGACGTTATATAT ATTGCCACGTTATTGGCGTGGACCCTAAGCACCAGGGACGGAAGGCGGGTGCAGCCCTGGTACGATGGGGAATAGACTTAAGCGAGCAGACCGGCCTGCCCGTGTATTTCGAAGCGTCCCCATCTACTGTTAAAATGTACGAGAAGATGGGTTTTGAAACGCTCAAGGAAACTATAGTCCACAGGGCTGAGGATTTGGGCATAAAAGAGGATATCACGGTACCATTAATGGTTCGAATGCCCTCGTGTGCTGGGGGTCAAACATTTGAGGAATGGAGAGCAAAAGGATACCCAGCTTGGAGTGGGTGA